CCGGTGCGACTCTCGGGCCGCGCGCGTTCCAGCTGCCCGGCAGCGGGGTTTCCGACGGCGCGACGGTCGGTTCGGGTTCGCTGGTGATGGCGGGGGAGACTGTCCCGCCGCGCACCCGGTGGCGCGGCACGCCGGTCCGTCCCTGGCGGTGACTCCCGGTGGGCGGTTCCGCTGCGCGGAGCCGCCCACACCTGCGGAGCGGTTTCGTGGCGGTGAGCGGGCTAGGTCCGCGGCAGGCCGGTGTGCGCCGCCCCGCTGGCGAGTGCGGCATCGACCTCCGCGGCGGAAAGCCCCGCCGCGGCAAGCACCTCCCGCGTATCCGCCCCCGGCGGCCGCGGCGGCTCAGCGGCACACCCCGGCGTCCGGCCGAGCTTCACCGGCACCCCGACCCCGCGGTACCCGTCCCGCTCCACGACCATCTCCCGATGCCGCACCTGCGGAGCGTTCATCGCCTCCGCGAGGTCGTGCACCGGAGAAGCCGGAACCCCCTTCGCCAGCAGCAACTCAGTCAAAGTGTCCCGTTTGTACTGTCCGATCAGGACACTCAGCTCAGCCCGGAGCGCACCGGCATTGCGCACCCGATCGGCATTCGAAGCGAACCGCGGATCGGAAGCCAGCCCGGGGGCACCGAGCACGTCGACCAGTGCCGCGAACTGCCGGTTGTTTCCCGCGCCGACGAAGAAGGGTCCGTCCGCGGTCGAGAAAGTCTCGTACGGCGCGATCGACGGATGCGCCGAACCGGTCCGCTGCGGAACCGCACCGTCGGCGAGCCAAGCCGCGGAATGCGGGTGCAGCAAGCTGATCACCGTGTCCAGCAAAGAACAATCCACCAGCTGGCCCAGCCCGGACCGCGCCCGCTCGTGCAGTGCCAGCAGAATCCCGGAAAACCCGAGCACCCCGGTCACCACGTCGACCACCGGCACGCCGATCCGCAGCGGCGGTCCGTCCGCCTCGCCGTTCACGCTCATCAGGCCGCCGTAGGCCTGCAGCACCGCGTCGTATCCGGGAAGGCCGCCGAGCGGGCCGTCCGTGCCGAAGCCGGTGATGCGGCAGTGGATCAGCGCCGGATGCTCCGCCCGGATCGTCTCGTCCGGCCAGCCCCACCGCGCGAGCGTGCCCGCCTTGAAGTTCTCCACCACCACGTCCGCGCCCGCGAGCAGGGTGCCGAGCAGCGAACGACCGTCCGGACCGGACAGATCGAGGACGATGTTCTTCTTGCCCCGGTTGAGATTCGCGTAGTACGCGCTCGTCCCTTCGGAGAGGAACGGCGGACCCCAGG
The nucleotide sequence above comes from Amycolatopsis sp. AA4. Encoded proteins:
- a CDS encoding CaiB/BaiF CoA-transferase family protein — protein: MGALDGLRVLDLSRVLAGPYCTQMLADHGAEVIKVEPPSGDETRTWGPPFLSEGTSAYYANLNRGKKNIVLDLSGPDGRSLLGTLLAGADVVVENFKAGTLARWGWPDETIRAEHPALIHCRITGFGTDGPLGGLPGYDAVLQAYGGLMSVNGEADGPPLRIGVPVVDVVTGVLGFSGILLALHERARSGLGQLVDCSLLDTVISLLHPHSAAWLADGAVPQRTGSAHPSIAPYETFSTADGPFFVGAGNNRQFAALVDVLGAPGLASDPRFASNADRVRNAGALRAELSVLIGQYKRDTLTELLLAKGVPASPVHDLAEAMNAPQVRHREMVVERDGYRGVGVPVKLGRTPGCAAEPPRPPGADTREVLAAAGLSAAEVDAALASGAAHTGLPRT